The genomic segment CTGCCCCAACCCTTGAGTTTGAAGTGACCGAACTAGAAAACGGTCGTTTCAGAGTCCAGGGATTGGCACAAGATAACTTAAGTGTCCAATCAGTACGTGTAGCTGGGATTCCTCTTCAATTTATTCCTAGCCGTAACCACCAATTCACCATCGACTTTATTCCTGACGACCAGACCACAATCGAGGTAATTGACGGAGCAGGCAACCGTTACACCCAACCACTTCCATGAGTATTAACCCTTCTGATCCTCGCCTCCCTAAGGCAAGCACGACGGGCCCGAATCAAGTTCCCCTGCCAATAAGAACAGACGATATCTTTACTGGCCTATCCGTAAATGCAACCCTAAGCCTAGAAAAGAAACATGGTAACGCAGACTTAATTAGAGCCGTCAACATCCTGGATATAGGTGGTCCCTTTCAAGTAATCGACCCTTGGACACTCCAAGACCCAGATGGGCGCCATCTAATCAACGCAGGAGGTTATGCTGCCCTGCCCTTCGGCGAATCATACCCACCGCTTCTACAGTTCATAACTAACTTTATCGATGGAAACACCAGCATGGGATTACCACAGCAAGCGGCTTCAGATTGGCGAGCAGCCCTTGAAACTAACTTAGTATCTCTCCTCGCTAGTGAAGCGCCGAGCCACTCTGATAGTGGAGTGTTCTTTTCCAATAGTGGTGCAGAAGCGGTAGAGACGGCAATAAAATTTGCCCGTGGCTCCCAGCCGAGGAGCAAATACATAATCAACTTCACTTCGGCCTATCACGGTAAGACCCTCGGCGCGCTCTCCTTAACCCCTAACCCTGAACTCCAGGCTCCCTTTGCCCCACTGCTACCCGGCGTAATCACTCTTCCATATGGAAATGCGGACGTACTCGAAACTACTATCCGGAAAAAAGGCGTTTCTTCAATAGCTGCAATTGTACTCGAACCTATCCAAGGGGAAGCCGGTGTGGTCATTCCACCACCTGAATTCCTCCCAGCTGTGGCCCAAATATCTCGTCAACATAAGATCATGGTGATAGCAGATGAGGTTCAAACTGGGTTGGGCCGCTCAGGACACCATTTTGCTAGTATCGCTGGAGGCCTTGAACCCGACATTATTACACTCGCTAAGCCACTAGGTGGTGGTCTTATACCAATTGGCGCCACTATTATTCGACGGCCAATATATAAGAAGGTTTTAGGTGGCTTGGAATCTAAGCGACACTCAAACACTTTCGGCGGTGGGTCCTTAGCTATGGCTGTGGCATTAAAATCTCTTGAACTAATCATTGATGAAAATTTAGCTGAAACTTCTCAAAAAAATGGGAAGATTGGACTTGATAGGCTAGAAGAGATCCATAAGCGCTACCCAGCCTTCATTCGAAATGTACGAGGAGCTGGAATGTTGTTCGGTGTTGAGCTTCACAGCGTTATCCCAACCTACGCCCTTCCAATCGGAGACGATACAGTACGGACTCTCAGCACCGGACTTGCGGTACGTGAACTGCACCTGGGGGGCGTTCATGCCTGCTTTAGCCTAAACGCCAGCAGTGTTCTACGATTAACACCCCCATTGAACATTCCAGTCAACTTATTTTCCGAAATGTTTACCAGAATAGAGCACGTTGCCCAACAAAACCGCTCCTCCTGGAGAATGCTGCGTCGTATGCCTACAAAGAGTTTATTGCGGTTGGCCCGACTAGCCATCAAACGTTAATTCCAAATAACTTTACACTGCCTCATAAAATCTAGGAACCAGTCGCAACTCCTAGGTGGACAAATCTGTCTCAGGGAACGATTATAGTTATTCTCAAACACATGAAACTAAGCACAAAATTTGCACATTAAACTTCTAAATCTCAGTAATCAAAATTACTATTTCAATTTAATATTGGGATCTCAGGTTAGTGACTCATCTAATTAGGTTCTTATTAAATACAACCAGGCAAAACCCGGCTTAAGAATGGTCGAAAAGATCCAGGAAAATTCAGTTTGCAAGAGCTGTAAAAAACTCCTTAGAAAGGAGGTGATCCAGCCGCACCTTCCGGTACAGCTACCTTGTTACGACTTAACCCCAGTCACGAGCCACACCTTAAACGCACGCCTCATTGACGAAGCTACGCGTCTTCGGGTGCAACTTGCTCCCATGGTTTGACGGGCGGTGTGTACAAGACCCGGGAACGTATTCACCGCGGCATGGCTGATCCACGATTACTAGCGATTCCAACTTCACAGAGTCGAGTTGCAGACTCCGATCTGAACTGAGACAGGCTTTAAGCGATTAGCGTCCTCTCGCGAGGTAGCGACGCGCTGTACCTGCCATTGTAGCACGTGTGTAGCCCAGGCCGTAAGGACCATGCTGACTAGACGTCATCCCCGCCTTCCTCCTGCTTTCACAGGCAGTTCCACTAGAGTTCCCGGCCGAACCACTGGCAACTAGTGGCGAGGGTTGCGCTCGTTGCCGGACTTAACCGAACATCTCACGACACGAGCTGACGACAGCCATGCAGCACCTATCACTTGGCTCCCCGAAGGGCACTTCCTAATCTCTTAGGTGTTCCAAGGATGTTAAGGCCTGGTAAGGTTCTTCGCGTTGCTTCGAATTAAACCACATGCTCCACCGCTTGTGCGGGTCCCCGTCAATTCCTTTGAGTTTCAACCTTGCGGCCGTACTTCCCAGGCGGCACACTTAACGCGTTTGCTCCGGCGCCGACCCCAACGGGCCAACACCAAGTGTGCATCGTTTAGGGTGTGGACTACCCGGGTATCTAATCCGGTTTGCTCCCCACACTTTCGCGCCTTAGCGTCACGTGCTGTCCAGCAAGCTGCCTTCGCAATGAGTGTTCCTACCAGTATCTACGCATTCCACCGCTACACTGGTAATTCCACTTGCCTCTCCAGCCGTCTAGTTTGCCAGTATCCAACGCCGTACCGGGGTTGAGCCCCGGCCTTTAACATCGGACTTAACAAACCGCCTACACGCCCTTTACGCCCAGTAATTCCGGATAACGTTTGCACCCTCAGTATTACCGCGGCTGCTGGCACTGAGTTAGCCGGTGCTTTTCAAGGGGTACCGTCATTATCGTCCCCCTTTTAGAGGTTTACGACTCTAGAGCCTTCATCCCTCACGCTGCGTCGCTCCATCAGGCTTTCGCCCATTGTGGAAGATTCCTAACTGCTGCCTCCCGTAGGAGTGGGGCCCGTGTCTCAGTGCCCCTGTGGCCGGTCACCCTCTCAGGTCGGCTACCCGTCGTCGCCTTGGTAGGCCTTTACCCTACCAACTAGCTGATGGGCCGCGGGCCCATCCCGAAGCGATAAATCTTTACTCGCGCCACAAGAGGCGCGAGCACATAGGGAATTAGTAGAGGTTTCCCTCTGTTATGCCCCACTTCGGGGTAGGTCACCCACGTGTTACTCACCCGTTTGCCACTCAGTCACTAAGGTCGTCATTTCGAAAAAATCAGTCCAAAGTGCTTCGTTCGACTTGCATGTCTAAGGCACGCAGCCAACGTTCATCCTGAGCCAGGATCAAACTCTCCAAATCAAATTCGGAATTAAGGCTTCCGAAAAGCCTTTATTAGTACATAATTAAAGGAATAAACAGGTTCGTTGCAAACTGAATTTTCAAGGTTCTCTGCGCGCTAAGCGCGACTAATAAGTATGAACCACAACCAACCCGATGTCAACCCCTTAAGCATTGCTCTAAGCGCCGTCCCAGTCGTGTTCTTCTAAACTGCACCCAAGCACCCGATATTTGGGTAGGCTAGATACAATGAAAAGACAAGATTTAGTGACTTGGCTTAACGATTTTCTCAATATCGCACTCTTTGAAGACTCATCCCTAAATGGTTTACAGGTACAAGGCAGAAAGGAAGTAAGTAAAGTTGCAGTCGCAGTTGATGCGAGCCTAGAAACCTTTAAACGCGGAGCGGAGTTGGGAGCCGACATTATCATCGTCCACCATGGTCTCTTTTGGGGCGAACAAATTCCAGTCATCGGCACCCATCGTGAGCGGTTAAAAGTGCTTCTCGAAAACAACATCAGTCTTTATGCTGCGCATATCCCCCTAGATGCCCATAGAGAGGTAGGTAATAACTGGGGCTTGGCACGTATCCTAGGCCTAGAAGACCTAGAAGACTTTGGCCTTTACCGTGGGACGCCTATCGGTGTAAAAGGAGTTTTCCCTGATGGCATCATTCTTCGTGACCTAGCCGACCGTGTAGAAACTAATCTATCTGAAGTGACAGGGCGTCGTGAATCTGTCTTAGTCCACGCGGGGGAACCCGATACAGTTATCGGAACAATCGGGATAATCAGTGGTGGCGCTGCCGGAGAAATAGTCACAGCCTCACGCGAGAAATTAGATGCCTTCCTAACGGGAGAACCAAAGCATGAATTATTTCACGAAGCTTTTGAGCGTAAGATCGCAGCGCTCTACGCGGGTCACTACATGACCGAAACAGTAGGTGTAAATATACTGGCTGAAAAACTAAGATCAGAATTCAACCTCGAGGTGGAATTTATCCTCCACCCTACTGGATTATAGTTGTGGGCAAACTAATAGCATTTGAAGGACCAGAAGGCGCTGGTAAGTCTACTCAGATCAGACACCTTGCTACAACTTTTCAATCTAACGGACATAGTGTTTTAGTGACTCGAGAACCCGGTGGCACACCGACTGGAGACGCCATTAGACTTGTTGTACTCAATCCAAATTTAGAAATTAATCCTTTGGCGGAGTTCCTCTTGTACTCAGCGAGTAGAGCTCAACATGTTAGTGATGTAATACGCCCGGCCTTGAAAGATAGCAAGATTGTTCTTACCGACCGCTTCGCCGGAGCCAGTACAGCGTACCAAGGGCACGGTAGAGGACTCGATTTAAGCTTCGTTGAACTACTTAACGATAAGGCAGCCAGTGGTCTTTCGCCTGACCTTACAATTCTGCTTGACATAGACCCCGTAGTTGGCTTGGAGCGTGTTGGTAACCGTGGAAACGCAGACCGAATCGAACAAGCCGATCTTCAATTTCACCAGCGAGCGCGGCAAGGGTTCCTACTTATCGCTAATTCAGACCCAAGCTGGGTAATACTCGATGGGAATCTTAACGAGTACGAACTTGCAAGCACCATTTGGAAAACCGTACAAAATTGCTTTTTCAAACAATCTTCCGGCAATAGCTGACTCCATGCGACATTTCCATCGAGCCTTGTTATGCTGCGTCAGTTTCTCAGCATTGTTTCTTGTTAGTTGCCAACCAGGCGTCCAAGAATTGTCCACGGTAATAGTAAGGAGCTTTCCGCACACTACAAATGCTTACACACAAGGACTCCTAATTCACAATGGACGGCTATTCGAAAGCACAGGTCTCTACGGCTCGTCAAGTCTCCGTGAGGTCAACTTAAACACTGGGATTGTCGAGCGCTTTCTACCACTCAGCAAAGAATATTTTGGGGAAGGACTCGCCCGGGTTGAAAATCAACTCATACAACTTACTTGGCAAAAGGGCACGGCATTCGTTTATGACCTAGAAACTTTTGAGGTACAGAAAACCTTTCATTATGATGGGGAAGGATGGGGCCTCTGTCACGATGGAAAGGACCTATTTATGTCCGATGGGACATCAACCCTATTTCGACGTAATGCTTACACCTTCGAAGAAGAGCGAGCTTTAACCATTACCTTGCGCGGACAAGCTATCCACAACCTCAACGAACTCGAGTGCGTTGGGGAAAACGTATACGCCAATATTTGGCAAACTGACACAATCATTCGCATCAACAAACACTCTGGAAAGGTAACAGCTAAGATTGACGCGTCTGACTTGCTTACGGATAAACAGCGTTCTGAACTCCTACCTGGCGAGGTACTCAATGGCATCGCTTACGATAAAGAAGCTGAAAGTTTCTATATTACAGGGAAGAATTGGCCTACGCTTTTCGAAGTACGCTGGGCCGTCGGATCCCCTTAGTGACTAACAAATCCGCCTAATGAAAAGAAATTAAGATTTTTTCTCACTCTTACCAGCAGAATCACNCTTACCAGCAGAATCACCCTTACCAGCAGAATCACCCTTACCAGCAGAATCACCCTTACCAGCAGAATCACCCTTACCAGCAGAGGCCTGGTTATCAGTAGTTGTCTTAGCCCCTCTTTGGCTGTTCTTAGAATCGTTGACGTAAAAACCGGATCCTTTAAAAGCAATTCCGACAGGCTGTATCAGACGTTTAACCGGATCCCCCGTCTCCGGATGCACACGGAGAGCAGGATCCGTAATGCGTTGGACAAACTCGAAAATTTCATCAGTCACAAGGTTCTTATAAACATAAACAGGCATCAATGTTTCTCCGAGACAGCCTGCAGTCAACACGCAGGTCTGTCGGGCCGCATTCTAGCACCCACTGCTTACCGTAGTGTCGCAATATCTAAAACATAGGGAACAATTCATGGTTGGTTACGACATAACAACGTTAGTTCTATCCTGAATTCAAAAAACGCAAAGTTAGAAGGAGGCTGTCGCTTGTGAACCTACATTCACAAATTACTAACTATCAGCAACTTTTTACCCCACAGGGAGTTATCACTGGAAGGGTACCGCACGCCAACCTCGCATTTCTGTTACACTCGGGCTTCTCAATGCCTCCTTATGTCGGTAATATCTCCATAGCCGCAGTGGAACTTTATTGGCGACTTGCCTCAAATTTAGACACAGCAACCCAAGGAAAGCTTGACGACGCTAAAACGCTGATAGAGAATACAGCTACTCAAGTGATTAAGCGTTGGCCACGCCAAACCACTTGTTCCACTTTGAATGGCGCCCCTTGCATCGCTGAACATGCACTTGTCGCCAAAATAGCTTCGACCAGTTCGCATATGAGCGTTGAAAGTGGCCTCAGAAGCCTTAAGGATGAAATTGACCCAATCAACCCGACTCACACCTAATCTAGAACACCCACTCGGGGCAGCTCTACAGAAGCGCATCCTAATATTAGACGGTGCAATGGGAACCATGATCCAGCAAGAAAAGCTCGAGGAGGCCGATTTTCGCGGTAAACAGTTCGCAAAACACCCTACAGACCTCCAGGGCGCCATGGACGTACTCTCACTTACCAAACCTAAACTTATACAGTGTATCCACGAGGCTTATCTTGATGCAGGCGCTGACATCATTGAAACCAACACTTTTAACGCCACGTCGATTGGCCTCGCGGAATATGGACTCGGTAACGAAATCTACGAAATCAACTGTTCTGCAGCATCAATAGCGTGCGCAGCCGCTAAAAAGTTTACGACCATAGACAGACCAAGATTCGTTGCAGGCTCTATGGGACCGACAAATCGTACTGCCAGCTTAAGTCCTGATGTCGAAAATCCTGGCTTCCGAGCCATTGACTTTGACGGTCTTCAGAAAGCGTACGCGGAGCAGGCTCGAGGACTAATTGATGGCGGGGCTGATCTCCTGCTAATCGAAACCATCTTTGATACCCTCAATGCGAAAGCTGCATTGTTTGGCATCGAACAGGTTTTGGCGAATCACGGTAAACGGATACCGATCATGATGTCCGGTACTATCACCGACGCGAGTGGGCGTACTCTATCAGGGCAAACATTAGGGGCATTCGTNACTTCCATCTCCCATGGGAAACTGACTGCAATTGGACTTAACTGCGCCCTCGGACCAACTGAACTTCGTCCCTATGTTGAGGAACTCTCGCACCTCACNGGATTGTTTACGGCTGCGTATCCTAACGCTGGTCTGCCCAACGCCTTCGGTGGTTACGATGAAACACCTGAACGGATGCTCGAAACAATGCGGGATTATCTTGACCAAGGGTGGGTCAACATCCTAGGTGGTTGTTGCGGCACCACACCCGAACACATCCGCGCTTTTGCTGAAGCAGCCCGAGATTACGATCCTCGAGTACCACAACAACCAGCCCCTTATTCCCGGTTTAGCGGTCTCGAATCACTTGTAATCCGGCCCGAAACCAATTTTGTCAACGTCGGCGAACGAACGAATGTTACTGGATCAAGTCGCTTTGCAAAACTCATCCTACAAGGCAATTTTGACAGCGCCCTCGAAGTAGCTAGATCCCAGGTACAAGGAGGAGCCCAGATAATCGACGTTAATATGGATGAAGGGATGCTTGACTCGAAGGCGGCTATGGTCCACTTTCTTGACCTTGTTGCATCCGAACCCGACATTGCCCGGGTTCCACTAATGATAGATTCCTCAAAATGGGAAGTAATTGAGGCTGGACTACAACGAGTACAGGGTAAAGCCCTAGTTAATTCTCTTAGTTTAAAAGACGGCGAGACGGAATTCCGACACAATGCCGTAAAGGCTCGCCAATATGGCGCCTCAATAGTTGTTATGGCTTTCGACGAGCAGGGTCAAGCAGACACGTTTGAACGACGTATTGAAATACTCAAGCGGGCATACACCATTCTTGTACACGAAATAGGTATCCCGGCTAATGAGGTAATACTAGACCCTAACGTCCTTACTGTAGGAACAGGCCTCGAGGAGCACCGACGATACGCCGTTGACTATTTCCAAACCGTATCTTGGATCAAAGAAAACCTACCTGGCGCCCTAGTTTCCGGAGGAATATCCAACGTTAGCTTTGCGTTCAGGGGTAACCAGGCAGTACGAGAAGCGATGCACGCCTCGTTCCTCTATCACGCCCGTCAAGCGGGCCTAGACATGGGCATTGTAAATCCATCAATGCTTGAGGTATACGAAGAAATTCCCGCTGAACTACTTCAATGCGTTGAAGACGTACTTTTCGACCGAAGAGACGACGCTACCGAGAGATTAGTAGAGTTCGCCGCCACAGTTGAAAGTGGGGCCCGCCGCAAAGAACAAAACGACGAATGGCGTAAGCAGCCAGTCGACGAACGCCTCAGACATGCCTTGGTACGTGGAATAGTTGAACATGTCGATGATGATGCAGAAGAAGCTTATCAAGCTTATAGATCTCCTCTGGCTGTAATCGAAGGACCGCTAATGGACGGCATGAATGAGGTTGGGGACCTGTTTCAATCAGGGAAAATGTTCCTTCCGCAGGTAGTAAAGAGTGCACGGGTAATGAAAAAAGCTGTAGCTCGACTGACACCCTACCTAGAAGCCGAACGCGCTGCACATCCTGAAAGAGCTAAAAAAGCCCCCACGATACTCCTCGCGACTGTAAAAGGTGACGTTCACGACATAGGCAAAAACATTGTTGGCGTGGTTCTAGCCTGTAATGGTTTCGAAGTAATTGATCTAGGTGTCATGGTACCAGCAGCCAGCATCCTTGAGGCAGCCCAAAGTAAACAAGTTTCGATAATCGGCCTATCAGGACTAATTACCCCCTCTCTAGATGAAATGGTACATGTCGCAAAAGAATTGACACGCAATGGATTTAACCTCCCGCTACTCATAGGTGGAGCCACAACCTCGCGCCTGCACACAGCCGTTAAGATAAGCCCGGCCTATGATGGTCCGACAATCCATGTCAATGACGCATCCCGTAGCGTTCCGGTAGTGTCACGTGTCCTCGGGGATGAAAGTAAGGCTTTCTCGACTGAAGTCGCCACAGAGTACGCCAATTTACGCGAAACGCACTCGAACAGACGCGCAGAGAGGCAACTGATTCCTCTCGATGAAGCTCGTGCAAACCGGTTCGCTTTTGATCTTAAAGCAGCCGCTATCACAACTCCATCCAAACTAGGAATTGAAACCCTCGCAAATTACCCGCTCGAAAGGTTAATAGAGAGAATCGACTGGACACCATTTTTCATGACCTGGGAAATGAAGGGAAGATTCCCTAATATACTCGACCACCATGAATTTGGTACTGAGGCTCGTAAGCTTTACAATGACGCTCTCAGACTTCTTGATCGTATCCTCGCGCAAAACCTTTTGCAGGCTACTGGCATTTTTGGACTCTTTCCTGCCAACTCTGATGGTGACGACCTAGTCCTATACCGGGAAGATCAACCGGATGAGGTTCTCACGGTTTTACATACGCTCCGACAGCAAATGAAGAAGCGAAATGGCCAACCTAATCTGTGTCTGGCTGACTTCGTCGCACCCCGTACCAGCGGAACCCCTGATTACGTAGGGGCTTTTGCCGTTACAGCAGGATTCGGTGTGGAAAAGTTAGCAGCTGGCTTCGAAGCCGACCTCGACGATTACTCGAGCATTCTAGTAAAAGCTCTTGCTGATAGACTCGCTGAAGCCTTTGCTGAGGAACTGCACGAGCGCGTAAGGAAAGAATTCTGGGGCTATGCGTTATCCGAATCTCTTAGTAACGAGGAATTAATCCAGGAGGATTATAGAGGTATTAGGCCAGCACCAGGATATCCTGCCTATCCTGACCATACGGAAAAATCTCTCTTGTTTAGCTTACTTGGTGCAGAACGCCAAACAGGGATTAGCCTTACCGAGAACTTCGCTATGACCCCCGCCGCTTCCGTTAGTGGTCTTTTCCTGGCCCATCCTGAGGCTCATTATTTTGGCGTAGGGCGCCTCCTACCAGATCAGGTCAAAGATTATGCCCAACGCAAGGGACTAACCACTACTGAAACTGAACGCTGGCTTGGACCCAATCTTGGCTACACCCCGAAATGATAAGAAGAAATGTTTTCAATAGCGCGCCATCCTGATGAACCAAAGGTGCTTTGCCTTTATATTATTCCGGCCAGATAGTCAGCCACGTCAATGCCAATAGGCATGAAGTAAGCGTTCCCATTGCGGGATTGCAACAAACTGAAGGCTTCCCCAGCTAACCGTCTAGACCATTCAAGGTTAGGTCGGAAATCAACAGGGAAAATAGCTCGATTACGAGCCTGCCAATAACGCATTGATCTTTGTGAAGTTATGGTAGTAAAGCCCCAAAAAATCTGTACACCAGAAAGAAGTTCGGAGTAGATATCCAAAAGACGAAGATCAAAGAAGGGTT from the Trueperaceae bacterium genome contains:
- a CDS encoding aspartate aminotransferase family protein — its product is MSINPSDPRLPKASTTGPNQVPLPIRTDDIFTGLSVNATLSLEKKHGNADLIRAVNILDIGGPFQVIDPWTLQDPDGRHLINAGGYAALPFGESYPPLLQFITNFIDGNTSMGLPQQAASDWRAALETNLVSLLASEAPSHSDSGVFFSNSGAEAVETAIKFARGSQPRSKYIINFTSAYHGKTLGALSLTPNPELQAPFAPLLPGVITLPYGNADVLETTIRKKGVSSIAAIVLEPIQGEAGVVIPPPEFLPAVAQISRQHKIMVIADEVQTGLGRSGHHFASIAGGLEPDIITLAKPLGGGLIPIGATIIRRPIYKKVLGGLESKRHSNTFGGGSLAMAVALKSLELIIDENLAETSQKNGKIGLDRLEEIHKRYPAFIRNVRGAGMLFGVELHSVIPTYALPIGDDTVRTLSTGLAVRELHLGGVHACFSLNASSVLRLTPPLNIPVNLFSEMFTRIEHVAQQNRSSWRMLRRMPTKSLLRLARLAIKR
- a CDS encoding Nif3-like dinuclear metal center hexameric protein, with amino-acid sequence MKRQDLVTWLNDFLNIALFEDSSLNGLQVQGRKEVSKVAVAVDASLETFKRGAELGADIIIVHHGLFWGEQIPVIGTHRERLKVLLENNISLYAAHIPLDAHREVGNNWGLARILGLEDLEDFGLYRGTPIGVKGVFPDGIILRDLADRVETNLSEVTGRRESVLVHAGEPDTVIGTIGIISGGAAGEIVTASREKLDAFLTGEPKHELFHEAFERKIAALYAGHYMTETVGVNILAEKLRSEFNLEVEFILHPTGL
- the tmk gene encoding dTMP kinase, translating into MVVGKLIAFEGPEGAGKSTQIRHLATTFQSNGHSVLVTREPGGTPTGDAIRLVVLNPNLEINPLAEFLLYSASRAQHVSDVIRPALKDSKIVLTDRFAGASTAYQGHGRGLDLSFVELLNDKAASGLSPDLTILLDIDPVVGLERVGNRGNADRIEQADLQFHQRARQGFLLIANSDPSWVILDGNLNEYELASTIWKTVQNCFFKQSSGNS
- a CDS encoding glutaminyl-peptide cyclotransferase, producing MGILTSTNLQAPFGKPYKIAFSNNLPAIADSMRHFHRALLCCVSFSALFLVSCQPGVQELSTVIVRSFPHTTNAYTQGLLIHNGRLFESTGLYGSSSLREVNLNTGIVERFLPLSKEYFGEGLARVENQLIQLTWQKGTAFVYDLETFEVQKTFHYDGEGWGLCHDGKDLFMSDGTSTLFRRNAYTFEEERALTITLRGQAIHNLNELECVGENVYANIWQTDTIIRINKHSGKVTAKIDASDLLTDKQRSELLPGEVLNGIAYDKEAESFYITGKNWPTLFEVRWAVGSP
- a CDS encoding FmdB family transcriptional regulator: MPVYVYKNLVTDEIFEFVQRITDPALRVHPETGDPVKRLIQPVGIAFKGSGFYVNDSKNSQRGAKTTTDNQASAGKGDSAGKGDSAGKGDSAGKGDSAGKXDSAGKSEKKS
- a CDS encoding methionine synthase → MKLTQSTRLTPNLEHPLGAALQKRILILDGAMGTMIQQEKLEEADFRGKQFAKHPTDLQGAMDVLSLTKPKLIQCIHEAYLDAGADIIETNTFNATSIGLAEYGLGNEIYEINCSAASIACAAAKKFTTIDRPRFVAGSMGPTNRTASLSPDVENPGFRAIDFDGLQKAYAEQARGLIDGGADLLLIETIFDTLNAKAALFGIEQVLANHGKRIPIMMSGTITDASGRTLSGQTLGAFVTSISHGKLTAIGLNCALGPTELRPYVEELSHLTGLFTAAYPNAGLPNAFGGYDETPERMLETMRDYLDQGWVNILGGCCGTTPEHIRAFAEAARDYDPRVPQQPAPYSRFSGLESLVIRPETNFVNVGERTNVTGSSRFAKLILQGNFDSALEVARSQVQGGAQIIDVNMDEGMLDSKAAMVHFLDLVASEPDIARVPLMIDSSKWEVIEAGLQRVQGKALVNSLSLKDGETEFRHNAVKARQYGASIVVMAFDEQGQADTFERRIEILKRAYTILVHEIGIPANEVILDPNVLTVGTGLEEHRRYAVDYFQTVSWIKENLPGALVSGGISNVSFAFRGNQAVREAMHASFLYHARQAGLDMGIVNPSMLEVYEEIPAELLQCVEDVLFDRRDDATERLVEFAATVESGARRKEQNDEWRKQPVDERLRHALVRGIVEHVDDDAEEAYQAYRSPLAVIEGPLMDGMNEVGDLFQSGKMFLPQVVKSARVMKKAVARLTPYLEAERAAHPERAKKAPTILLATVKGDVHDIGKNIVGVVLACNGFEVIDLGVMVPAASILEAAQSKQVSIIGLSGLITPSLDEMVHVAKELTRNGFNLPLLIGGATTSRLHTAVKISPAYDGPTIHVNDASRSVPVVSRVLGDESKAFSTEVATEYANLRETHSNRRAERQLIPLDEARANRFAFDLKAAAITTPSKLGIETLANYPLERLIERIDWTPFFMTWEMKGRFPNILDHHEFGTEARKLYNDALRLLDRILAQNLLQATGIFGLFPANSDGDDLVLYREDQPDEVLTVLHTLRQQMKKRNGQPNLCLADFVAPRTSGTPDYVGAFAVTAGFGVEKLAAGFEADLDDYSSILVKALADRLAEAFAEELHERVRKEFWGYALSESLSNEELIQEDYRGIRPAPGYPAYPDHTEKSLLFSLLGAERQTGISLTENFAMTPAASVSGLFLAHPEAHYFGVGRLLPDQVKDYAQRKGLTTTETERWLGPNLGYTPK